The nucleotide sequence AACGCGTATCTCTTCAGCGCGGGTCCCGCCGACCACGGCTCCGTCCACGTCGACAGCGGCTACCTCACGACGGCAGACATCGACCGGCTCGTCGAGGCAGGAGCGGTCGGCGACGTGGTCGGGCGGTACATCGCCGCCGACGGACGCATCGCCGACGACGAACTCGATGCACGCACCGTGGGGGTCTCGCTCGACGACCTGCGTCGCGCCGATGTCGCGATCGCCGCGATCGTCGGCACGCCCAAACGCGCGATCGCCTCCGCGGTGGTCGCGTCGGGCCTGTGCACCGTGCTCGTCACCGACGAATCCACGGCGCAGCACCTGCTCGGCGGGTGAACAGCGACGTCGGCATCCCACCTCCGAATCACAACGAAAGCCAGGTCAGGACATGTCAGGCACCTCCATCGTGACGCTGCCCGAGCGGGCCGTCGAGCTGCTCGGCGGGCAGCCCGACGACACCACGCTGCGGCGCTACCTCCACGGACTCCCCGGCGTCGACGCCGTCGGGCTCGAGCAGCGCGCCGCCGCGCTCGGTACGCGCTCGATCAAGACGACGTCGAAGGCGTGGGCGCTCGACAAGATCATCGAGCTCATCGACCTCACCACGCTCGAGGGCGCCGACACGCCCGGCAAGGTGCGCTCGTTGGTCGCGAAGGCGCTGAATCCGGATGCCTCCGACCCGACGTGCCCGCGCGTGGCCGCCGTCTGCGTCTACGGCGACATGGTGCCCTACGCCGTCGAGGCTCTCGGCGCCGCGCACGGCGACCCCGACGACGGGGGAGTGAGCGTCGCCGCCGTCGCCACCGCGTTCCCGAGCGGCCGCGCCTCGCTCGACATCAAGCTCGCCGACACCGCCGAGGCGGTCGCCCACGGTGCCGACGAGATCGACATGGTCATCGACCGCGGCGCATTCCTCGCGGGCCGGTACGGGCTCGTGTTCGACCAGATCGCCCGCGTCAAGCAGGCGTGCCGCCGCGCCGACGGCACGTACGCATCGCTCAAGGTGATCCTCGAGACCGGCGAGCTCAACACCTACGACAACATCAAGCGCGCGTCCTGGCTCGCGATCCTCGCCGGCGGCGACTTCATCAAGACCTCGACGGGCAAGGTCCAGCCGGCGGCGACGCTGCCGGTGACGCTCCTCATGCTCGAGGTCGTGCGCGACTGGCACCGTGCGACCGGCGAAAAGGTCGGTGTGAAGCCTGCGGGCGGCATCCGCACGTCGAAGGACGCCATCAAGTACCTCGTCACCGTCGCCGAGACGGTGGGCGAGGAGTGGCTGCAGCCGCACCTGTTCCGGTACGGGGCCTCCAGCCTCCTCAACGACGTGCTGCTGCAGCGCCAGAAGCTCAAGACCGGGCACTACTCCGGCGCCGACTACGTGACCATCGACTGACCCGGGAGAGAAGACATGAGTTTCCTCGAATACGCACCGGCCCCCGAGTCCCGCGCGATCCTGAACCTGCGCGACGAGTACGGGCTGTTCATCGACGGCGAGTTCCGCCCGGGCTCGGGCGAGTCGTTCGTCACGATCTCGCCCGCCGACGAGAAGCACATCGCCACCATCGCCACGGCGAACGAAGCGGATGTCGACGCCGCCGTCGCCGCCGCGCGCCGCGCGTACGACAAGACGTGGTCGAAGATGAGCGGCCGCGACCGTGGGAAGTACCTCTTCCGCATCGCGCGCCTCGTCCAGGAGCGGGCACGCGAGCTCGCCGTGGCGGAGAGCCTCGACAACGGCAAGCCGATCAAGGAGAGCCGCGACGTGGACGTGCCGCTGGTGGCCGCGTGGTTCTTCTACTACGCCGGCTGGGCCGACAAGCTCGACTACGCCGGACTCGGCGCGGATCCGCGCTCCCTTGGAGTCGCCGGTCAGGTCATCCCGTGGAACTTCCCGCTGCTCATGCTCGCATGGAAGATCGCCCCGGCGCTCGCCGCCGGCAACACCGTCGTGCTCAAGCCCGCCGAGACGACGCCGTTGTCGGCGCTCATCTTCGCCGAGATCCTGCAGCAGGCCGACCTCCCGCCCGGCGTCGTCAACATCGTGACGGGCGCCGGCGCGACGGGCGCGGCCGTGGTGCGGCATCCGGATGTCGACAAGATCGCCTTCACCGGCTCGACGGCCGTCGGTCGCGAGATCGCGAAGGCCGTCGCCGGCACCGACAAGAAGCTGACACTGGAGCTCGGCGGCAAGGCCGCGAACATCGTGTTCGAGGACGCCCCGATCGACCAGGCGATCGAGGGCATCGTCAACGGCATCTTCTTCAACCAGGGGCACGTGTGCTGCGCCGGCAGCCGGCTGCTCGTGCAGGAGTCGATCCACGACGAGGTCGTCGAAAGGCTCAAGTCGCGCTTGTCGACCCTGCGCCTCGGTGACCCGCTCGACAAGAACACCGACATCGGCGCCATCAACTCGGCCGATCAGCTGCAGCGCATCAAGGAGCTGAGCAGGGTCGGCGAGGAAGAGGGGGCGGTGCGCTGGAGTGCCGACTGCGTCATCCCCGACAACGGCTTCTGGTTCGCGCCGACGATCTTCACGAACGTGCAGGCGTCGCACCGCATCGCGCGCGACGAGATCTTCGGCCCCGTGCTCTCGGTGCTGACCTTCCGCACGCCCGCCGAAGCGATCGAGAAGGCCAACAACACGCCGTACGGTCTGTCGGCCGGCATCTGGACCGACAAGGGCTCGCGTATCCTCGCCGTCGCCGACCGCCTGCGCGCCGGCGTCGTCTGGGCGAACACGTTCAACCGGTTCGACCCGTCGTCGCCGTTCGGCGGCTACAAGGAGTCGGGCTACGGCCGTGAGGGCGGCCGCCACGGCCTCGCCGCCTACCTCAAGGGTGCATCGGCGGGCGACGCCGCACGCCGAGTGGAAGCCGGCCGATCGAAGAAGGAGGTCTCGGCATGAGCAAGCGGCTGACCGTTCCCAAGACGTACAAGCTCTACATCGGCGGCGCCTTCCCGCGCAGCGAGTCGGGCCGGACGTATGAGGTCACCACCCCGACGGGCGACTTTCTCGCGAACGCCGCGCTCGCGTCCCGCAAGGACGCCCGCGATGCCGTCGTCTCGGCCCGCGGCGCCGTCAAGGGATGGTCGGGTGCCACCGCGTACAACCGCGGCCAGGTGCTCTACCGCGTCGCCGAGATCCTCGAGGGTCGTCGCGCCCAGTTCGTGGACGAGATCGTGCAGCAGACCGGGGTCTCCGCCGCGGTCGCCGGCGCCGAGGTCGACGAGTCGATCGACCGCTGGGTCTGGTACGCCGGGTGGTGCGACAAGTTCGGCCAGGTCGCCGGCAACGGCAACCCGGTGGCGGGCCCGTACTTCAACATCTCGGTGCCTGAGCCGACCGGCGTGGTCGGCGTCGTCGCCCCGCAGGACACCGCGCTCGTCGGGCTGGTGTCGGCCATCGCGCCCGCGCTCGTGACGGGCAACTCGGTCGTCGTGGTCGCTTCCGAACGCTACCCGCTCTCGGCGATCTCGCTCGCCGAGGTGCTCGCCACGAGCGATGTCCCCGGCGGAGTCGTCAACGTGCTCACCGGCTCGCCCGCCGAGATCGCCCCGTGGCTCGCCTCCCACCCCGATGTGCACGCGCTCGACCTCGTCGGCGCCGGCGACCTGGACTGGATCGACCTGCAGATCGCCGCGGCCGAGACGCTCATGCGGGTGCTGCCTCCCGAGAACGGAACGGATGCCGCGGCCCCGAGCCTCGCCCGCATCACCGCGTTCACCGAGACGAAGACCGTCTGGCACCCGAAGAGCCTGGTGTAGCGGGGAACCGTGAAGGGTCCTCCCCGGACAAGGGAGGGCCGGCCCTTCGCGGTGGATGGGTCACGCCTTGCGGGGACTGAGTGTCCCAAGCGCGGTGCGGCGTCAGCGAAGCTCGAGGCCGCCCCACTCGCCCGGGCGCGCCAGCTCGCCGTAGTGCACGTCGACGTCGTCAGCCGACACCGAGGCCACGCACGCCAGGAGCGACAGGGTCGGATAGCCGAGCGGGCGGTTGTCGCGGATGATGGCGCCGTCGTCTGTGGGGGGGAGCTCGGCCGAGCGCTCGAGCACCTCGATCCACGGCATCCACCATCGCCCGTCGACGGCAGGCTCCGTCGACTGGAATTCGCCCAGCCACCGCACGATGCGCGGCGTGCCGCTGTCGTCGACGTCGTCGTGGGCGACCATGTGCGTCCCGGGCTCGAGCTCCGTTGTGCGCAGGGTGACGCCGTCCCACGTGAGCACGCGGGCGTGGGCTCCTTCGACCTCGACGAGGTTGAAGCCGTGCGTCGCCGGTTCGCCGGCGGGAGAGCGGCCCGCGACCGCGTCGAGCACGATGCCGCCGCGCGACACGAGCTCCGACTCAGGGCGCGTCGACTCGTCGGCACGGTTGAGGAGCACCGCGAGGCGTCCGGCCGTCGGGTCCGCGGCGAGCCAGGCGCCGCCCGCGCGGACGTCGCGCACGCCCACGACGCCGTCGTGCGCCTCGGGCCACCAGCGGCCGAGCGGGTTCCACGGCCGGGCGGGGTCCTCATCGCGGATGGCGAGCACGCGCGTGGGCTCGTCCGCCGATTCGGGGACGCGGATCACGACGGTGCACATGCGGGGCTCCTGTGGTGGTGTCGTCCGGCGGGGCCGGGTGTCGGGCAGTCGTGCCAAGATCGGAGGGTGTTCGTCGTGGTCGGGGTCACCGGTGGCATTGCCGCCTACAAGACGGTTCAGCTCGTGCGCCTGCTGGTCAAAGCGGGTCACGAGGTCCACGTCGTCCCCACGGAGGACGCGCTGCGCTTCGTGGGGATGCCGACTTGGGAGGCGATCAGCCGCCACCCCATGACGACCTCCGTCCACGACGACGTCGCACGCGTGCGTCACGTCGCGCTCGGCCAGGCGGCCGACCTCGTGATCGTGGCGCCCGCGACGGCGAACACCCTGGCGAAGATGACCGCGGGACTCGCGGACGACCTCCTCGGAACGACCCTACTCGCCACCACGGCACCGGTCGTCGTGGCGCCGGCGATGCACACCGAGATGTGGCGGCACCCCTCGACCGTCCACAACATGGCGGTCCTGCGTGAGCGCGGCGTCATCGTGGTCGGCCCCGAGGAGGGGGAGCTGACCGGCGGCGACAGCGGGCCGGGACGGATGACGGAGCCCGAGGCGATCTTCGAGGCCGCACTCGCCGCAGTCGAGGGTGGTGCCGGCGACCTGCGCGGACTGCGCGTCGTCGTGAGCGCCGGCGGCACCCGTGAGCCGATCGATCCCGTCCGCTATATCGGCAACCGCTCGAGCGGTCGGCAGGGCGTCGCGGTCGCGCTTTCGGCCGCGGAGCGCGGAGCCGACGTCGTGCTCGTCGCGGCCCATGTCGACGACGGGGTGCTGGCCGCAGCATCCGCTCGTCCGGGTCTGCGGGTCGTGCGCGCGGGCACCGCGGCAGAGCTCGGCGAGGCCGTCGAGGCTGAGGCCGGAGCAGCCGATGTGGTGGTGATGGCGGCGGCCGTCGCCGATTACCGCGTGGCCGAGGTGTCGCCGCTCAAGCGTGCGAAGGAGTCCGCGCCGGTCGGCGGGATCACCCTCGACCTCATAGAGAACGACGACATCCTCGCGGGGCTGGTCCGGGGTCGGCGCGAGGGGCAGACGATCGTCGGCTTCGCGGCCGAGACCCCCGGCGACGGAGCGACGCTGCTCGACCGCGGGCGCCGCAAGGCGGCGCGGAAGGGTGCGGACCTGCTGGCGGTGAATGAGGTCGGCTGGTCCAAGGGATTCGAGGCCGCCGACAACGCCGTCACGATCATCAGTGCCGACGGCGAGGTCATCGGGGCCCGGCGGGGGGGCAAGGACGACGTGGCGGAAGCCGTCTGGGATGCGGTCCTGATGGTGCGCGAAAGCCAAGCGAAAGCAAAGTAACGAATACGTAACGGCGCATGTAGAGTGGTCCGCACCACGTCGACGAGGACGTGGCAACGACCCCCGGAGGACATGCCCGATGCCCCAGTCCGCGGCATCAGATCGAGCCCGAGACCGGATCCACGCTCTGCCCGTCATGTGCGTCCTCGC is from Microbacterium sp. LWH3-1.2 and encodes:
- a CDS encoding aldehyde dehydrogenase family protein, producing MSKRLTVPKTYKLYIGGAFPRSESGRTYEVTTPTGDFLANAALASRKDARDAVVSARGAVKGWSGATAYNRGQVLYRVAEILEGRRAQFVDEIVQQTGVSAAVAGAEVDESIDRWVWYAGWCDKFGQVAGNGNPVAGPYFNISVPEPTGVVGVVAPQDTALVGLVSAIAPALVTGNSVVVVASERYPLSAISLAEVLATSDVPGGVVNVLTGSPAEIAPWLASHPDVHALDLVGAGDLDWIDLQIAAAETLMRVLPPENGTDAAAPSLARITAFTETKTVWHPKSLV
- the coaBC gene encoding bifunctional phosphopantothenoylcysteine decarboxylase/phosphopantothenate--cysteine ligase CoaBC; this encodes MFVVVGVTGGIAAYKTVQLVRLLVKAGHEVHVVPTEDALRFVGMPTWEAISRHPMTTSVHDDVARVRHVALGQAADLVIVAPATANTLAKMTAGLADDLLGTTLLATTAPVVVAPAMHTEMWRHPSTVHNMAVLRERGVIVVGPEEGELTGGDSGPGRMTEPEAIFEAALAAVEGGAGDLRGLRVVVSAGGTREPIDPVRYIGNRSSGRQGVAVALSAAERGADVVLVAAHVDDGVLAAASARPGLRVVRAGTAAELGEAVEAEAGAADVVVMAAAVADYRVAEVSPLKRAKESAPVGGITLDLIENDDILAGLVRGRREGQTIVGFAAETPGDGATLLDRGRRKAARKGADLLAVNEVGWSKGFEAADNAVTIISADGEVIGARRGGKDDVAEAVWDAVLMVRESQAKAK
- a CDS encoding aldehyde dehydrogenase family protein — protein: MSFLEYAPAPESRAILNLRDEYGLFIDGEFRPGSGESFVTISPADEKHIATIATANEADVDAAVAAARRAYDKTWSKMSGRDRGKYLFRIARLVQERARELAVAESLDNGKPIKESRDVDVPLVAAWFFYYAGWADKLDYAGLGADPRSLGVAGQVIPWNFPLLMLAWKIAPALAAGNTVVLKPAETTPLSALIFAEILQQADLPPGVVNIVTGAGATGAAVVRHPDVDKIAFTGSTAVGREIAKAVAGTDKKLTLELGGKAANIVFEDAPIDQAIEGIVNGIFFNQGHVCCAGSRLLVQESIHDEVVERLKSRLSTLRLGDPLDKNTDIGAINSADQLQRIKELSRVGEEEGAVRWSADCVIPDNGFWFAPTIFTNVQASHRIARDEIFGPVLSVLTFRTPAEAIEKANNTPYGLSAGIWTDKGSRILAVADRLRAGVVWANTFNRFDPSSPFGGYKESGYGREGGRHGLAAYLKGASAGDAARRVEAGRSKKEVSA
- the deoC gene encoding deoxyribose-phosphate aldolase — protein: MSGTSIVTLPERAVELLGGQPDDTTLRRYLHGLPGVDAVGLEQRAAALGTRSIKTTSKAWALDKIIELIDLTTLEGADTPGKVRSLVAKALNPDASDPTCPRVAAVCVYGDMVPYAVEALGAAHGDPDDGGVSVAAVATAFPSGRASLDIKLADTAEAVAHGADEIDMVIDRGAFLAGRYGLVFDQIARVKQACRRADGTYASLKVILETGELNTYDNIKRASWLAILAGGDFIKTSTGKVQPAATLPVTLLMLEVVRDWHRATGEKVGVKPAGGIRTSKDAIKYLVTVAETVGEEWLQPHLFRYGASSLLNDVLLQRQKLKTGHYSGADYVTID
- a CDS encoding NRDE family protein produces the protein MCTVVIRVPESADEPTRVLAIRDEDPARPWNPLGRWWPEAHDGVVGVRDVRAGGAWLAADPTAGRLAVLLNRADESTRPESELVSRGGIVLDAVAGRSPAGEPATHGFNLVEVEGAHARVLTWDGVTLRTTELEPGTHMVAHDDVDDSGTPRIVRWLGEFQSTEPAVDGRWWMPWIEVLERSAELPPTDDGAIIRDNRPLGYPTLSLLACVASVSADDVDVHYGELARPGEWGGLELR